One window from the genome of Sulfodiicoccus acidiphilus encodes:
- the rpsJ gene encoding 30S ribosomal protein S10, producing MPSKARIRLWSTNVDNLNYVVGQIRNIAEKTGVNIRGPIPLPKGTMTVPVMRLPHGEGRKKWEKWEMRLHKRIIDLSADERAMRQLMRVKVPEDVYIEIELI from the coding sequence ATGCCAAGTAAGGCTAGGATAAGGCTCTGGAGTACGAATGTAGACAATCTAAACTACGTAGTTGGACAGATCAGGAACATCGCAGAGAAAACTGGAGTCAATATAAGGGGTCCTATCCCTCTGCCCAAGGGGACGATGACAGTGCCTGTGATGAGGTTGCCTCACGGTGAAGGGAGGAAAAAGTGGGAGAAATGGGAGATGAGGTTGCACAAGAGGATTATAGACCTTTCTGCAGACGAGAGGGCCATGAGGCAGTTAATGCGGGTCAAGGTACCAGAGGACGTATATATTGAAATAGAACTGATCTGA
- a CDS encoding SDR family oxidoreductase has protein sequence MRRALGKRVVVTSSTRGIGRGVAETFLRAGAKVFIGSRNPEAVRETLESLRKISPAVWGITVDMTSLESVGRFSREARETLGGIDVLIINSGNPSNEPATFFETTMEDWIQSVNLFLLSPIKLIREMAEDMMKGKWGRIFFLSSYTVKEPKDFFSLADVSRSPLIQLTKILGRELGPFNITVNTILMGTFDSEGARDSISKLAKRRGQPFEKIWLEEVVGPVPVGRIGDSIKDLGALLLFLTSEEGSYITGSYIVADGGITQAV, from the coding sequence ATGAGGAGAGCTTTGGGGAAGAGGGTAGTTGTAACCTCCTCAACAAGAGGAATAGGAAGGGGAGTGGCAGAAACTTTCCTCCGTGCTGGCGCTAAGGTATTCATAGGTTCTAGAAATCCAGAAGCTGTACGTGAGACACTAGAATCTCTTAGAAAAATCAGCCCGGCCGTGTGGGGAATAACAGTTGACATGACGTCACTGGAATCCGTCGGTAGGTTCTCTAGAGAAGCCAGAGAAACCTTAGGGGGAATTGACGTCCTGATCATCAATTCTGGAAATCCTTCAAACGAACCCGCTACGTTCTTCGAAACCACGATGGAGGACTGGATTCAATCGGTCAATCTCTTTCTCCTCAGTCCAATTAAGTTGATTCGAGAGATGGCGGAGGACATGATGAAGGGAAAGTGGGGAAGGATATTCTTTCTCTCCTCCTACACCGTGAAGGAGCCAAAGGACTTCTTCTCTCTAGCTGATGTGTCCAGGTCTCCCCTAATTCAACTTACGAAGATACTTGGTAGAGAACTAGGTCCTTTCAACATAACAGTCAACACGATACTCATGGGCACATTCGATAGCGAAGGTGCTAGGGACTCTATAAGTAAGTTGGCCAAGAGAAGAGGACAACCCTTCGAAAAGATATGGTTGGAAGAAGTTGTGGGACCCGTTCCGGTTGGAAGAATAGGAGACTCTATAAAAGATCTGGGCGCCTTGCTCCTTTTCCTCACAAGCGAGGAGGGCAGTTACATAACAGGGAGCTACATAGTAGCTGACGGGGGAATAACCCAAGCGGTCTAG
- a CDS encoding chromatin protein Cren7 yields the protein MPAGKKSVKVKTPNGKEAELSPEKVWLLAPKGRKGVKIGLFKDPESGKYFRHKLPDDYPM from the coding sequence ATGCCTGCTGGGAAGAAGTCCGTAAAGGTGAAGACACCCAACGGAAAGGAGGCCGAGCTCAGTCCAGAAAAGGTTTGGTTACTCGCCCCCAAGGGAAGAAAGGGAGTGAAGATAGGGCTGTTTAAAGATCCCGAATCGGGAAAGTACTTCAGACACAAGCTGCCCGACGACTACCCAATGTAA